A genomic window from Silene latifolia isolate original U9 population chromosome Y, ASM4854445v1, whole genome shotgun sequence includes:
- the LOC141633226 gene encoding uncharacterized protein LOC141633226: MLGRGKKKSQPIATVPELFLDTHSRVDGKGVRTWTKPKDKQLYEAFEREKAANPEKPDNDIWYELVDGFKKGHVYGTGSSTPAFYEKTRRRSTSTIPSNTYQPGIISQLQSQIRERDERDAKRDEELAKRDEEFRKMKERMEMFENWWQGCNPGPRSNYDPNDPHGPHGGSGAGVGFQVR, translated from the exons ATGTTGGGT agaggaaagaagaagtcacagCCGATTGCGACGGTACCGGAACTGTTTCTGGACACGCATTCCAGAGTTGACGGAAAAGGGGTTAgaacttggactaagccaaaagacaagcaattatat gaagcatttgaacgagaaaaagccgccaatccagaaaaaccggacaatgacatatggtatgagttggtggatggcttcaagaaagggcacgtgtatggtaccggaagttcaacaccggctttctatgagaaaacgcgtagaagatcgacttcaacaattcccagcaacacgtatcaaccgggaattattagtcaacttcaaagtcaaataagagagcgtgatgaacgtgatgccaaacgtgatgaagaacttgccaaacgtgatgaagaattccggaaaatgaaggaaagaatggaaatgtttgagaattggtggcaaggttgtaaccccggacctagatccaactacgatccaaatgatccgcatggtccacatggggggagtggagccggtgttggcttccaagtaagatga